One genomic window of Halorubrum hochsteinianum includes the following:
- a CDS encoding DUF192 domain-containing protein has protein sequence MRRRRLLGLAAAATAGTAAGCLGGGPTAGEGSGDGGGDGEDDGEGDGSGSDGDGVDWPTGTYADYETTTVTVENSAGEELGSVTAAIADDGEKRPLGLSDAEALPEDGGMLFTYASPRDLTFIMPDMSFGIDIVFVGGDREITRIHNAPEPGPNEDGSEQKYPGSGQYVLEVPYEWTDRHGVEVGDSLAFDL, from the coding sequence ATGAGGCGACGGCGACTCCTCGGGCTGGCCGCGGCCGCGACCGCCGGGACCGCGGCCGGCTGTCTGGGCGGCGGTCCGACGGCAGGCGAGGGTAGTGGGGACGGCGGAGGCGACGGTGAGGACGATGGTGAGGGAGACGGCTCAGGCAGCGACGGAGACGGCGTCGACTGGCCGACCGGGACGTACGCCGACTACGAGACGACGACGGTGACAGTCGAGAATTCGGCGGGCGAGGAACTCGGGTCGGTGACGGCCGCCATCGCGGACGACGGGGAGAAAAGGCCGCTCGGGCTCAGCGACGCCGAGGCGCTTCCGGAGGACGGCGGGATGCTGTTCACCTACGCCTCGCCGCGCGACCTGACGTTTATCATGCCGGACATGAGCTTCGGGATCGACATCGTCTTCGTTGGCGGCGACCGCGAGATAACCCGAATTCACAACGCGCCCGAACCCGGTCCGAACGAGGACGGAAGCGAGCAGAAGTATCCCGGCTCGGGGCAGTACGTGTTGGAAGTCCCCTACGAGTGGACCGACCGACACGGCGTCGAGGTCGGGGACTCGCTGGCGTTCGACCTGTGA
- the folP gene encoding dihydropteroate synthase, which produces MRNVDAAGLGIGDDHPPRIMGVLNVSAESPYDPSVYDDPGEAAAYVDEELIGEGADIVDVGLESANKDLDVLSAEQELDRLDTAVETLESTSGDAVWSIETRYHEVADEAISRGFDMVNDICGFADPEMPRVCREHDVAVSKMASPPDLERPGAIEDVDDIYEALSMNGVTDKTILDPAFGGWSAEKTHEDDRETFHRLREFRGYGRPLLVSINRKSFLRTIAGRSTEEALPVSLAATSMAVERGAHVIRTHDVAETRDAALVGAEFARDRYSGRGSDGVAAEELDVTTVREAERHLDRIGAADAAQGDRGVADSAVVRTYELSGLDDPAVGALRAATAGPDAPAAAFALGDPNRERSETTASAADGGDGATVDAPAGGRRGLLIGTPAAVSAVRDDVSGVSPDLDAVLGDIARHGN; this is translated from the coding sequence ATGCGAAACGTGGACGCCGCAGGGCTGGGAATCGGCGATGACCACCCGCCCCGGATCATGGGCGTACTCAACGTCTCCGCCGAGTCGCCGTACGACCCCAGCGTGTACGACGACCCCGGCGAGGCCGCCGCCTACGTCGACGAGGAACTGATCGGGGAAGGCGCGGACATCGTCGACGTCGGGTTGGAGTCGGCGAACAAGGACTTAGACGTCCTCTCGGCCGAACAGGAGTTAGATCGGCTCGACACCGCGGTCGAGACGCTCGAATCGACCTCGGGCGACGCCGTCTGGTCGATCGAGACGCGCTACCACGAGGTCGCCGACGAGGCGATCTCGCGCGGCTTCGACATGGTCAACGACATCTGCGGGTTCGCCGACCCCGAGATGCCCCGCGTCTGCCGCGAACACGACGTGGCGGTCTCGAAGATGGCGTCGCCCCCGGACCTCGAACGGCCGGGCGCGATCGAGGACGTGGACGACATCTACGAGGCGCTGTCGATGAACGGGGTCACCGACAAGACGATCCTCGACCCCGCGTTCGGCGGGTGGTCCGCCGAGAAGACACACGAGGACGACCGCGAGACGTTCCACCGGCTCCGCGAGTTCCGCGGGTACGGCCGCCCCCTGCTCGTCTCGATCAACCGCAAGAGCTTCCTCAGGACCATCGCGGGCCGCAGCACCGAGGAGGCGCTCCCCGTCTCCCTCGCCGCCACGTCGATGGCGGTCGAGCGCGGCGCGCACGTGATCCGCACCCACGACGTGGCCGAGACGCGCGACGCCGCGCTCGTCGGGGCCGAGTTCGCCCGCGACCGCTACTCCGGCCGCGGCTCCGACGGCGTCGCCGCCGAGGAGCTCGACGTGACGACCGTCCGCGAGGCCGAGCGCCACCTCGACCGGATCGGCGCGGCGGACGCGGCGCAGGGGGACCGCGGCGTCGCCGACAGCGCCGTCGTGCGCACCTACGAGCTCTCGGGGCTCGACGACCCGGCCGTCGGCGCGCTCCGCGCCGCGACCGCCGGTCCCGACGCCCCCGCCGCCGCGTTCGCGCTCGGCGACCCGAACCGCGAACGGAGCGAGACGACCGCCTCGGCGGCCGACGGCGGCGACGGGGCCACCGTCGACGCGCCCGCCGGCGGCCGACGCGGACTCCTGATCGGGACGCCGGCCGCCGTCTCGGCGGTCAGAGACGACGTGTCCGGCGTTTCGCCGGATCTCGACGCCGTTCTCGGCGACATCGCCCGACACGGTAATTAA
- a CDS encoding 6-hydroxymethylpterin diphosphokinase MptE-like protein, whose protein sequence is MNFSTFEPAYEAILDDFGFDRAADERARDAAADLATPFPLDRLGDWRGATVAVAGAAPCLADEVELARDADVVVAASTAVDVLADRGVAVDCMVTDLDKNPETAAALTRDGVPVAAHAHGDNLPAVREWLPRFADEWTLATTQAAPVGAVRNTGGFTDGDRAAFLADHVGAGALTFPGWNFDDPDVDPMKARKLDWAARLLRWLERRRNEEFPVLDGRREAADEALEGILGGELTGDPGGD, encoded by the coding sequence GTGAACTTCTCGACGTTCGAGCCGGCGTACGAGGCGATACTCGACGACTTCGGGTTCGACCGCGCGGCCGACGAGCGCGCCCGCGACGCCGCCGCCGACCTCGCGACCCCGTTCCCCCTCGACCGCCTCGGTGACTGGCGCGGCGCGACCGTCGCGGTCGCGGGCGCGGCCCCCTGCCTCGCCGACGAGGTCGAACTCGCCCGCGACGCCGACGTCGTCGTCGCCGCCTCCACCGCGGTCGACGTCCTCGCGGACCGCGGCGTCGCCGTCGACTGTATGGTGACCGACCTCGACAAGAACCCGGAGACTGCGGCGGCGCTGACCCGCGACGGCGTCCCGGTCGCCGCGCACGCTCACGGCGACAACCTCCCCGCGGTCCGCGAGTGGCTCCCGCGCTTCGCCGACGAGTGGACGCTGGCGACGACGCAGGCGGCCCCGGTCGGAGCGGTCCGGAACACGGGCGGATTCACCGACGGGGACCGCGCGGCGTTCCTCGCCGACCACGTCGGGGCCGGCGCGCTCACCTTCCCCGGGTGGAACTTCGACGACCCCGACGTCGACCCGATGAAGGCGCGGAAGCTCGACTGGGCCGCCCGGCTGCTGCGCTGGCTCGAACGCCGCCGGAACGAGGAGTTTCCCGTCCTGGACGGGCGACGCGAGGCGGCGGACGAGGCGCTGGAAGGGATTCTCGGCGGAGAGTTAACCGGCGACCCCGGCGGCGACTAA